A segment of the Ipomoea triloba cultivar NCNSP0323 chromosome 1, ASM357664v1 genome:
GGAATGCTATATAGAACCAGCATAAGTGCATATCAGGTTTGTGAGTCAACTGCAACTGCTACAATTAAAAGTGCACTTCACCCTCTTTCAGATGAACACCACTAAGGCTCCTTCAGAGGGTCAAAACTCAAAGTCAGCAAAAAGCTAAAATCTCAATTTGACTTGGGTAAATTGTAAGACAGTTATCCTTACCAGTCATTGCCGTTCAGAAAATTTGGAAACAAATGGGAATTTGTCACCAGCAAACACATACACTAACAATCAACAGCAAAGTACACACAGGAGACACAGCATCAACAGCTGCTGCAAAATCGTGCAATTCAGCAACATTGACTCGTCACGGACATAACTATAGAAGGCCAGCAGTTGTTCATGAGTACAAGATAGATCTACATTTGAGAAATAAGAAGAGCAAAAAACAGGAACAATAGCCAAAACTAGTGTCAACCCACAACTACCAACAGAAAAGTGTATTGGGATGAATCACGGCATCACGCACATCATGAGTTAAACCTTACAAATAAGTTTCTGCAAATTTGTTCTACCAAGCACTAAACAGACGATATCATCATCAAATGCCCTCTTCATGGATAACAACCTGGAGAAATTCATCAATGCTTCTTCGCTGTCATTCCTACAAATATAGAAGTAgccaaattataattttgtagAATTTGTTGCTACTTTATGAACCAATCATAGCTAGGGTTCTGGGATGTACATCAGCATCAGAACGTGGAGATGGGCTTCGAGACTCAGCCCCTCGGCCACGGGGTGACAAACTTCTTGGAGTTGGAGAGCGTTCTTTCTCGTTGCGTCCACCTGGACTACCATCCCTAGATTGAGGGGCTCTGCGAGGAGATGGACTCCTCCTTGGACTTGGGCTACCATCCCTAGATTGAGGGGTTCTCCGAGGAGATGGACTCCTCCTTGGACTTGGGCTACGCCGAGCAGGAGAGGCACTTCAGCATTAAACAAAGAATCAGAAAAACAATAGATCCTGCATGCAGAAATATATGGTTGCAGTTGACAGGTCTCCTAACAGGAGAATACACTACCTTCCATAGGAACGACTTCGGCTACGCCTCTCATCATCATATCTACCTCTACCACGACCTTTATGGTAATCAGGGTTTCCACTGCGGCTTCTGTACCGATGACGATCTCTATCCCTACCACGGTATCGATCATGCTCAGATCTACCCCGACTTCTACTCCTGCTCCTCTTTCTATAATCTCTATCTCTGTGATCATCTCTATACCTATAACAGAAGCAGCAAAGTATGCTTACACTTTGTACACCACTCCTAAGTTTTTCCAGAATGAATATTCTGGAAGAGAATACAAAGCTCAAACAGAAAAAACGGACCTTAACAAATTTCACATCACCAACCTTAACTAAGTGTGAAGTTCACAATATACCATATAACTTGTAATAAATTCATATCAGCAAGAGTTTGACTGGAAGTGTACTTGACGAAATAATATGCTCAAGACTCCATAGTCTAGTGGCATAGGTGTGAGACTTAAAAGTTTTTCAAGCANacacacacacacacacacatatatatatatatatatatgtatatatatgggtttTAAAGTAATTGTCAGTTGGACTCAATTTCATCTTGTTACAAATTGGTCCAGTTTTCATACATTTAGTCTAAAtttatgtaaaatatatatacatataattttttttaatctgtggctcccaaaaattggggccctgtgcaatcgcacatgttagacatgctcagatacAGCCTTGTTCCCAC
Coding sequences within it:
- the LOC116013050 gene encoding serine/arginine-rich splicing factor SC35-like — its product is SHLVKVGDVKFVKVRFFCLSFVFSSRIFILEKLRSGVQSVSILCCFCYRYRDDHRDRDYRKRSRSRSRGRSEHDRYRGRDRDRHRYRSRSGNPDYHKGRGRGRYDDERRSRSRSYGSASPARRSPSPRRSPSPRRTPQSRDGSPSPRRSPSPRRAPQSRDGSPGGRNEKERSPTPRSLSPRGRGAESRSPSPRSDADE